A single Mangrovimonas sp. YM274 DNA region contains:
- a CDS encoding alpha-L-arabinofuranosidase C-terminal domain-containing protein encodes MKRPFITYSLLTAMMFGGITGCKNETTEEQSISKTNIASKEITHLVVDLKDTGVKIQPTMYGIFFEDINFAADGGLYAEMVKNRSFEFLNPKMGWKEPNSNTHSHNTESGYLSPIKYTGENTNHTYARVEVKGPNYELLNEGFRGMGIKKDAQYNLTLDAKMVSGDIQKIRFQFIDSLNQVLGETSIVPKGTSWTNYEAQLAANQTQMKAQLKITFEGTGVIDLDMISLFPEDTWKGRKKGLRKDIVELLDGLNPGFLRFPGGCIVEGRTLERRYQWKKTVGDIEDREILVNRWNTEFAHKPAPDYYQSFGVGFFEYFQLSEDLGAEPLPILSCGIACQFNTGELVPMEDLDPYVQDALDLIEFANGSTATTWGKLRADMGHPEPFNLKYIGVGNEQWGPAYIERYKVFHQAIKAKYPEIIIVSGSGPFPDGDQFEYGWEELKKMDAEIVDEHYYRSPEWFLENANRYDSYDRNGPKVFAGEYAAHPKDVEDGPKENNWLAALSEAAFMTGLERNADVVQLTSYAPLMAHIDAYQWAPDMIWFNNLEAYGTPNYYVQKLYANNPGTDLLQITKDGQPLTGQEQLYASAVKDVNTKELIVKLVNAAEEGRSISLNMGDTTLEQKGTVIVLQNEDRTRSNSFDAPKAISPKTIEIELKNGQIEMELEPSSLYVLKVKFKSV; translated from the coding sequence ATGAAACGACCATTTATAACATATTCCTTGTTAACTGCCATGATGTTTGGAGGCATAACTGGTTGCAAAAATGAAACGACAGAGGAACAGTCTATTTCCAAAACAAATATCGCTTCAAAAGAAATTACGCATCTGGTAGTCGATTTAAAAGATACTGGTGTCAAAATTCAACCTACCATGTACGGGATCTTTTTTGAGGACATCAACTTTGCCGCTGATGGGGGGCTTTATGCGGAAATGGTAAAAAACCGTTCGTTTGAATTCTTAAACCCAAAAATGGGCTGGAAGGAGCCTAATAGTAATACGCATAGTCATAATACGGAATCAGGGTATTTAAGTCCAATTAAGTATACAGGAGAAAATACCAATCATACCTATGCTCGTGTGGAGGTGAAAGGGCCAAACTACGAATTGCTCAATGAAGGGTTTAGAGGTATGGGTATTAAAAAGGATGCTCAATACAACCTGACCTTGGATGCGAAAATGGTAAGTGGGGATATTCAAAAAATTCGGTTTCAGTTTATAGACTCCCTAAACCAAGTTTTAGGGGAAACTAGCATTGTCCCGAAAGGAACTTCGTGGACGAACTACGAGGCCCAATTGGCTGCCAATCAAACCCAAATGAAAGCCCAGCTAAAAATCACGTTTGAAGGTACAGGCGTTATTGATTTGGATATGATTTCCTTGTTTCCCGAAGATACTTGGAAAGGTAGAAAGAAAGGTTTACGAAAGGATATCGTTGAGTTATTGGATGGTTTAAATCCTGGATTTTTAAGGTTTCCTGGTGGCTGCATTGTTGAAGGGAGAACTTTGGAAAGACGCTACCAATGGAAAAAAACTGTTGGAGATATAGAAGACCGAGAAATTTTGGTGAACCGTTGGAATACGGAGTTCGCGCATAAACCGGCGCCAGATTATTACCAAAGCTTTGGAGTTGGCTTTTTTGAATATTTCCAACTATCGGAAGATTTGGGTGCTGAGCCGCTTCCTATTTTGAGTTGCGGAATTGCTTGTCAGTTCAACACGGGGGAGTTGGTACCAATGGAAGATTTGGATCCTTATGTTCAAGACGCTCTTGATTTAATAGAATTTGCCAATGGAAGTACCGCTACAACTTGGGGAAAACTACGTGCCGATATGGGGCATCCAGAGCCTTTCAACTTAAAATATATTGGGGTAGGGAATGAACAATGGGGACCTGCTTATATTGAGCGTTACAAGGTGTTTCATCAGGCTATAAAAGCTAAATATCCTGAGATTATTATAGTATCTGGTAGTGGACCATTTCCCGATGGGGACCAATTTGAATATGGTTGGGAAGAACTTAAGAAAATGGATGCCGAGATTGTTGATGAGCATTACTATCGTTCTCCTGAATGGTTTTTGGAAAACGCCAACAGATATGACAGTTATGACCGGAATGGCCCAAAAGTCTTTGCTGGAGAGTATGCCGCACATCCCAAAGACGTTGAAGACGGTCCTAAAGAGAATAATTGGTTGGCAGCACTTTCTGAAGCGGCATTCATGACAGGATTGGAACGGAATGCCGATGTGGTGCAATTAACATCGTATGCTCCTTTAATGGCACATATAGATGCTTACCAATGGGCTCCGGATATGATTTGGTTTAACAATTTGGAAGCTTACGGAACACCTAATTATTATGTGCAGAAGTTATATGCCAATAATCCAGGAACGGATTTGTTACAAATCACCAAGGATGGACAACCGCTAACTGGCCAAGAGCAATTGTATGCCTCAGCCGTAAAGGATGTCAATACAAAGGAGCTGATTGTGAAATTAGTGAATGCGGCTGAAGAAGGAAGGAGCATTTCACTAAATATGGGGGATACTACTTTAGAACAAAAGGGAACTGTGATTGTTCTGCAAAATGAAGATAGAACACGAAGTAATTCCTTTGATGCTCCAAAAGCAATAAGCCCAAAAACTATAGAAATTGAATTAAAGAACGGACAGATTGAAATGGAATTGGAACCTAGTTCTTTATATGTGTTAAAAGTAAAATTTAAAAGTGTATAA
- a CDS encoding glycoside hydrolase family 43 protein: protein MKMESSEKNAPIVEQRADPFIYKHIDGYYYFTGSVPTYDRIELRRAKTIAELPNAETFDVWFKHESGPMSRHIWAPEIHYLDGKWYVYFAASEEEDIWALRPYVLECTGEDPLKDEWIELGMMQAADGDEKSFIDFSLDGTVFENNGRRYFCWAEKTGGQFAASNLYLAEMESPIKLKTSQFMLTTPDYDWERIGFWVNEGPAVLKHNGKIFITFSASATGACYCMGYMEADETADLLDRNSWTKTRYPVLETNYDKKIFGPGHNCFTVAENDTTPLCIYHARDYENAVGDPAVVPKTDTRPLEEIVADPLYDPNRHARMLEVKFDEKGKPLFELF from the coding sequence ATGAAGATGGAGAGTTCTGAAAAAAATGCACCGATTGTAGAACAACGTGCCGATCCGTTTATTTATAAGCACATTGATGGTTATTACTATTTCACGGGGTCTGTGCCAACCTATGATCGTATTGAACTGAGAAGAGCGAAAACAATTGCTGAACTGCCGAATGCCGAAACCTTTGATGTTTGGTTCAAGCATGAAAGCGGGCCAATGAGCCGTCATATCTGGGCGCCTGAGATTCATTATTTGGACGGTAAATGGTATGTATATTTTGCGGCTAGTGAAGAGGAGGATATCTGGGCATTACGACCTTATGTTTTAGAATGTACAGGAGAAGACCCTCTTAAGGATGAATGGATTGAGTTGGGGATGATGCAAGCTGCCGATGGTGACGAAAAATCATTCATCGACTTTTCATTGGATGGTACTGTGTTTGAAAATAATGGCAGGCGTTATTTCTGTTGGGCTGAAAAAACAGGAGGTCAATTTGCGGCGTCCAATTTGTATTTGGCAGAAATGGAATCGCCAATCAAACTTAAAACATCCCAGTTCATGCTGACCACGCCAGATTACGATTGGGAGCGTATCGGCTTTTGGGTGAATGAAGGTCCAGCAGTTTTAAAACACAATGGTAAAATATTTATCACCTTTTCGGCTAGTGCCACAGGAGCCTGTTATTGTATGGGCTATATGGAAGCGGATGAAACTGCCGATTTACTAGATAGAAATTCATGGACAAAAACCAGATATCCGGTATTGGAGACCAATTACGATAAGAAAATTTTTGGCCCAGGACATAATTGCTTTACCGTGGCAGAAAATGATACAACACCGCTGTGCATTTATCACGCAAGAGATTATGAAAATGCAGTTGGTGATCCAGCAGTGGTTCCAAAAACTGATACCAGGCCTTTGGAGGAGATTGTTGCTGATCCACTATACGATCCAAACCGACATGCTAGAATGTTGGAGGTGAAATTTGATGAAAAAGGGAAGCCTCTTTTTGAATTGTTTTAA
- a CDS encoding MFS transporter, producing MKSENQKLSILEKIGYGSGDAAVNVVISSMFLIITFFYTDVFGLKPKDMALLFLLVRLIDAITDPLMGLITDKFTTKWGRYRHYFLFLAVPFGISVFLTFTTPDFDYAGKMIYAYITYIFVTIMFTSVTIPYISLIGVLTSDPQERLSANGYRLFFAKVAAFLVSIVVPILAEKFGKDDLGRGYQMAMGLMALLGTLLFLFSFFTTRERVEHVVEDKPLKEQFQLLLKNGQWTLLFGVCFFGTVGYVIRNSVAIFYAKYFLGGDASVQSSFMATGVAAAILAMPASTFITKKYCKVKLFKWSQIAVGVISLIMLLVVQPGNLVMAYVLYFILSFVVDLHAPVFWSAIAEAVDYGHAESGKRVSGLSFGGISFAQKLGMGIAGAAVGYLLDFFEYVPKAETQTEFALWGIALMLTVIPGIFHVIMGGMMFRYKITDSYYETIKKKLNI from the coding sequence ATGAAATCAGAAAATCAAAAATTAAGCATTCTTGAAAAAATAGGATATGGTTCTGGAGACGCAGCCGTAAATGTTGTGATATCTTCGATGTTCCTAATCATTACCTTCTTTTATACCGATGTGTTTGGGTTAAAACCTAAAGACATGGCCCTATTGTTTTTATTGGTAAGATTAATCGATGCTATTACGGATCCTTTAATGGGGTTGATCACCGATAAGTTTACGACTAAATGGGGACGTTACAGGCATTACTTTTTGTTCTTAGCGGTGCCTTTTGGGATTTCGGTGTTTTTAACCTTCACCACACCCGATTTTGATTATGCCGGCAAAATGATCTATGCGTACATCACTTACATATTTGTGACGATAATGTTTACATCGGTAACAATTCCGTATATCTCCTTAATTGGTGTGTTGACCAGCGACCCTCAAGAACGTTTGTCTGCCAATGGTTACCGACTGTTCTTTGCTAAGGTAGCAGCCTTCTTAGTGTCTATCGTCGTACCTATTTTGGCGGAGAAGTTTGGAAAAGATGATTTGGGTAGAGGTTATCAAATGGCCATGGGTTTAATGGCCCTTTTAGGAACCCTATTGTTCTTATTTAGCTTTTTTACCACAAGAGAACGCGTAGAACATGTGGTAGAGGATAAGCCTTTGAAAGAACAGTTTCAGTTGTTGTTGAAAAATGGTCAGTGGACCCTTTTATTTGGGGTGTGTTTCTTCGGTACCGTGGGTTACGTAATCCGTAATTCAGTAGCCATTTTTTATGCTAAATATTTCTTGGGTGGTGATGCCAGTGTGCAATCATCGTTTATGGCAACTGGTGTTGCGGCGGCTATTTTGGCAATGCCAGCCTCTACGTTTATTACCAAAAAATACTGTAAGGTAAAATTGTTTAAATGGTCCCAAATTGCGGTGGGAGTGATTAGTCTTATTATGTTATTGGTAGTACAGCCAGGAAACCTTGTGATGGCCTATGTACTGTATTTCATCTTGTCTTTTGTAGTCGATTTACATGCGCCAGTTTTCTGGTCGGCTATCGCAGAAGCGGTGGATTACGGTCATGCCGAATCAGGAAAACGCGTGTCTGGTTTGTCCTTTGGAGGAATTTCCTTTGCTCAAAAATTGGGAATGGGAATTGCAGGAGCTGCCGTAGGATATTTATTGGATTTCTTCGAATATGTACCAAAAGCAGAAACGCAAACTGAATTTGCCCTTTGGGGAATCGCCTTAATGCTAACTGTAATTCCAGGAATCTTCCATGTGATTATGGGAGGAATGATGTTCCGATATAAAATCACCGATTCATATTACGAAACAATTAAAAAGAAATTAAATATATAA
- a CDS encoding glycoside hydrolase family 127 protein, with amino-acid sequence MKSLIASLGIICTLTASAQEAVNLFPLNQVSVTSGVFKEAAETDFNYIQQLNPDRLLSPFLREAGLEPKAPSYTNWENTGLDGHTFGHYLSALSMYYASTNDAKANELIDYVLSELQRVQQANGNGYIGGIPGSKALWTEIENGQINAGSFSLNDKWVPLYNIHKTFAGLKDAWVYAQKPQAKIMLVALTDWFIGVTKNLSEAQVQDMLRSEHGGLNEVFAELYHITGETKYLQLAKRFSEKALLEPLAENKDILTGMHANTQIPKFIGFERISQLDHDAIYHDAAYNFYDNVTKERTLSIGGNSVREHFNPIDDFSDVLSSQEGPETCNTYNMLKLSKLLFEDTANEAYIDFYERGLYNHILSSQNPKGGFVYFTPMRPGHYRVYSQPETSFWCCVGSGMENHTKYNELIYAKTDDALYVNLFMPSKVNWEAQQASITQETKFPEEAATTLIWESKKARKATLMLRYPQWVTAGDLKISINGKSIEFEGTPGSYIPIYRKWKSGDRITMELPMHLSLEQIPDQSAYVSVKYGPIVLAAVTGDERQDGLFADDSRGGHIAHGPFLPMTEAPMFLAEKGENILSKIKPVKGKPLQFAVEDLIYPQTYENLVLQPFYKIHEKRYAIYFKNETPEGLEQMQLELAEKEKAQAYLRSITLDYVAPGEQQPESDHGFKSEHSNSGVNQNRHWRDASGWFSYELKNKEAEAKALRITYFGLDGNRNFKIIVNGETIANPKLKGNKGNMFFEVDYELPENVVKDNELLEVRFEADENSTTAGVYGVRLMSVLGTSNE; translated from the coding sequence ATGAAATCATTAATAGCAAGTTTGGGAATTATTTGCACGCTTACGGCTTCAGCACAGGAAGCGGTAAATCTATTCCCGTTAAATCAAGTTTCTGTGACTTCCGGTGTATTCAAGGAAGCCGCAGAAACTGATTTCAATTATATACAACAGTTAAATCCAGACCGACTGCTGTCGCCATTTCTACGAGAAGCAGGTTTGGAGCCTAAAGCGCCATCTTACACCAATTGGGAAAATACAGGATTAGATGGGCATACGTTCGGACATTATTTGTCGGCGTTGTCTATGTATTACGCTTCAACAAATGATGCAAAAGCCAATGAGTTGATAGATTACGTGTTGTCCGAATTGCAGCGTGTACAACAGGCAAACGGCAATGGATACATAGGTGGAATCCCAGGCAGTAAAGCTTTATGGACCGAAATTGAAAATGGACAGATCAATGCTGGAAGTTTCAGTTTGAACGATAAATGGGTGCCACTTTATAACATCCATAAAACCTTTGCAGGCTTAAAGGATGCTTGGGTATATGCCCAAAAACCTCAAGCCAAAATTATGTTGGTTGCTTTAACCGATTGGTTTATTGGAGTGACCAAAAATTTATCAGAGGCACAGGTGCAAGATATGTTGCGTTCGGAACATGGTGGATTGAATGAAGTGTTCGCAGAGTTGTATCACATCACAGGGGAAACAAAATATTTGCAGTTGGCCAAGCGCTTTTCTGAAAAAGCCTTGTTAGAGCCACTGGCAGAAAACAAAGATATTTTAACAGGCATGCATGCCAATACGCAGATTCCAAAATTTATTGGGTTCGAGCGTATTTCTCAGTTGGATCATGATGCTATTTACCATGATGCAGCTTATAATTTTTATGACAATGTTACTAAGGAGCGCACTCTTAGTATTGGTGGGAATAGTGTTCGGGAACATTTTAACCCAATCGATGATTTTAGCGATGTGCTAAGTAGTCAAGAGGGACCTGAGACCTGTAACACCTACAATATGCTAAAGTTGAGCAAGCTTTTGTTTGAGGATACTGCAAACGAAGCTTATATCGATTTTTACGAACGCGGTCTTTACAATCATATTTTGTCCTCACAAAATCCTAAAGGAGGTTTTGTGTATTTCACACCAATGCGTCCGGGGCATTACCGCGTGTACTCGCAACCGGAAACCAGTTTTTGGTGTTGCGTTGGCTCTGGGATGGAAAACCATACCAAATACAATGAGTTGATTTATGCGAAAACTGACGATGCACTTTATGTGAATCTTTTCATGCCTTCCAAAGTAAATTGGGAAGCGCAACAAGCAAGCATTACACAAGAAACCAAGTTTCCAGAGGAAGCAGCTACAACCTTGATTTGGGAGAGTAAAAAAGCAAGAAAAGCGACCTTGATGTTGCGATATCCACAATGGGTAACAGCCGGTGATTTAAAAATTTCTATTAATGGAAAGTCTATTGAATTTGAAGGAACTCCAGGATCTTATATTCCAATTTATAGAAAATGGAAATCTGGTGACCGCATCACTATGGAATTGCCAATGCATTTAAGTTTGGAGCAAATCCCTGATCAGTCAGCTTATGTCTCTGTAAAATATGGACCAATTGTTTTAGCAGCAGTAACGGGAGATGAGCGTCAAGATGGTTTGTTTGCCGATGATAGCCGAGGCGGCCATATAGCCCACGGGCCGTTTTTACCAATGACGGAAGCTCCAATGTTCCTAGCAGAAAAAGGAGAGAACATTTTATCGAAAATAAAACCGGTTAAAGGAAAGCCGCTACAGTTTGCCGTAGAAGATTTAATCTATCCACAAACCTACGAGAACTTGGTACTTCAGCCATTTTATAAAATCCATGAAAAGCGCTATGCTATTTATTTCAAAAATGAAACACCTGAAGGCCTAGAGCAAATGCAACTGGAGTTGGCAGAAAAGGAAAAAGCCCAAGCCTATTTACGTTCCATAACCTTGGATTATGTGGCGCCGGGAGAACAGCAACCGGAGTCAGACCATGGTTTTAAGTCGGAGCATTCCAATTCAGGAGTGAACCAAAACCGTCACTGGCGCGATGCCTCGGGTTGGTTTAGTTATGAGTTGAAAAATAAGGAAGCTGAAGCAAAAGCCTTACGCATCACTTATTTTGGACTGGACGGAAATAGGAATTTTAAAATTATTGTGAACGGAGAGACTATTGCCAATCCTAAACTAAAAGGAAATAAAGGCAATATGTTTTTTGAAGTGGATTATGAATTACCGGAGAATGTTGTGAAAGATAACGAACTTTTAGAAGTGCGTTTTGAAGCGGATGAAAATTCAACAACTGCTGGAGTTTACGGAGTGCGTTTAATGAGTGTTTTGGGTACTTCAAATGAATAA